A genomic segment from Chiroxiphia lanceolata isolate bChiLan1 chromosome 27, bChiLan1.pri, whole genome shotgun sequence encodes:
- the GDF1 gene encoding embryonic growth/differentiation factor 1, which produces MWLLPSLAWALLSPVLGSELNVQESLLLKSLGLSTKPSPKTPVPVPPVLWRIFQKRKTPPPRDKDPVDACRVEEFNVPGNIIRVLADQGPFMPEEQPRGWLCLRKRLFFNLSVLEEGERLTMAQLEIKFHHNSYHPSRRGQVFELRLFQTPEVSPPGVPEPRRSPLVEQSFAQLHKSLLFNLSAAAARERRMRGGSLGLILEISAGIVGAGGAPRGLCSGIDSFLDTSLLVVTLSQQCQAPRRRRRRRRRSAGLPPLTPSNLCRARRLHISFSDVGWENWIIAPQGYLANYCRGECPFPLTAELNSTNHAVLQTMVHSLDPQGTPQPCCVPVRLSPISILYYDNSDNVVLRHYEDMVVDECGCR; this is translated from the exons aTGTGgcttctccccagcctggcctgggcTCTCCTGAGCCCCGTCCTGGGGTCGGAGCTGAACGTGCAGGAGAGTTTGTTGTTGAAATCCTTGGGCCTGAGCACCAAGCCCAGCCCGAAAACCCCCGTCCCGGTGCCCCCCGTGCTCTGGAGGATCTTCCAGAAGAGAAAGACGCCTCCCCCGAGGGACAAAGACCCCGTGGATGCCTGTAGGGTGGAGGAATTTAATGTCCCCGGGAACATCATCCGTGTCCTCGCTGACCAAG GCCCTTTCATGCCCGAGGAGCAGCCCCGGGGGTGGCTGTGCCTGCGGAAGCGCCTGTTCTTCAACCTCTCCGTGCTGGAGGAGGGCGAGCGCTTGACCATGGCCCAGCTGGAGATCAAATTCCACCACAATTCCTACCACCCCTCCCGCCGGGGGCAGGTCTTTGAGCTGAGGCTCTTCCAGACCCCCGAGGTGTCCCCCCCGGGGGTGCCCGAGCCCAGGCGGAGCCCGCTGGTGGAACAGTCCTTTGCTCAGCTGCACAAGTCCCTCCTCTTCAACCTgagcgcggcggcggcgaggGAGCGGAGGATGCGCGGCGGGAGCTTGGGGTTGATCCTGGAGATCTCGGCGGGCATCgtcggggcgggcggggccccGCGGGGCCTCTGCTCCGGCATCGACTCCTTCCTGGACACCTCCCTGCTGGTGGTGaccctgagccagcagtgccaggccccccggaggaggaggaggaggaggaggaggagtgccGGGCTCCCCCCGCTCACGCCGAGCAACCTGTGCAGGGCGCGGCGGCTCCACATCAGCTTCAGCGACGTGGGCTGGGAGAACTGGATCATCGCCCCCCAGGGCTACCTGGCCAACTACTGCCGGGGGGAGTGTCCCTTCCCCCTGACGGCCGAGCTCAACAGCACCAACCACGCCGTCCTGCAGACCATGGTGCACTCGCTGGACCCCCAGggcaccccccagccctgctgcgTCCCCGTCAGGCTCTCCCCCATCTCCATCCTCTACTACGACAACAGCGACAACGTGGTGCTGCGGCACTACGAGGACATGGTGGTGGACGAGTGTGGCTGCAGGtag
- the UPF1 gene encoding regulator of nonsense transcripts 1 isoform X1 produces MSVEAYGPSSQTLTFLDTEEAELLGADTQGSEFEFTDFTLPSQTQTPPGPGQAGPQQGQGPPGAGQGPPGPLEAQVNGPDGILQNGAVDENVAKTSQLLAELNFEEDEEDTYYTKDLPVHACSYCGIHDPACVVYCNTSKKWFCNGRGNTSGSHIVNHLVRAKCKEVTLHKDGPLGETVLECYNCGCRNVFLLGFIPAKADSVVVLLCRQPCASQSSLKDINWDSSQWQPLIQDRCFLSWLVKIPSEQEQLRARQITAQQINKLEELWKENPSATLEDLEKPGVDEEPQHVLLRYEDAYQYQNIFGPLVKLEADYDKKLKESQTQDNITVRWDLGLNKKRIAYFTLPKTDSDMRLMQGDEICLRYKGDLAPLWKGIGHVIKVPDSSTDYGDEIAIELRSSVGAPVEVTHNFQVDFVWKSTSFDRMQSALKTFAVDETSVSGYIYHKLLGHEVEDVIIKCQLPKRFTAQGLPDLNHSQVYAVKTVLQRPLSLIQGPPGTGKTVTSATIVYHLARQGNGPVLVCAPSNIAVDQLTEKIHQTGLKVVRLCAKSREAIDSPVSFLALHNQIRNMDSMPELQKLQQLKDETGELSSADEKRYRALKRTAERELLMNADVICCTCVGAGDPRLAKMQFRSILIDESTQATEPECMVPVVLGAKQLILVGDHCQLGPVVMCKKAAKAGLSQSLFERLVVLGIRPIRLQVQYRMHPALSAFPSNIFYEGSLQNGVTAADRVKKGFDFQWPQPDKPMFFYVTQGQEEIASSGTSYLNRTEAANVEKITTKLLKAGAKPDQIGIITPYEGQRSYLVQYMQFSGSLHTKLYQEVEIASVDAFQGREKDFIILSCVRANEHQGIGFLNDPRRLNVALTRARYGVIIVGNPKALSKQPLWNHLLNYYKEQKVLVEGPLNNLRESLMQFSKPRKLVNTINPGARFMTTAMYDAREAIIPGSVYDRSSQGRPSNMYFQTHDQIGMISAGPSHVTAMNIPIPFNLVMPPMPPPGYFGQANGPAAGRGAPKGKTGRGGRQKNRFGIPGTSQSNLPNSQASQDVVSQPFSQGPLTQGYISMSQPSQMSQPGLSQPELSQDSYLGDEFKSQIDVALSQDSTYQGERAYQHGGVTGLSQY; encoded by the exons atgaGCGTGGAGGCGTACGGCCCCAGCTCGCAGACCCTCACCTTCCTGGACACCGAGGAGGCCGAGCTGCTCGGCGCCGACACTCAGGGCTCCGAGTTCGAGTTCACCGACTTCACCCTCCCCAGCCAGACCCAGACGCCGCCGGGGCCCGGCCAGGCGGGGCCGCAGCAAGGCCAAGGCCCCCCCGGCGCGGGGCAGGGCCCGCCGGGGCCGCTGGAAGCGCAG GTGAATGGTCCCGATGGGATCCTGCAGAACGGGGCTGTGGATGAGAACGTGGCCAAGACCAgccagctcctggcagagctcaactttgaggaggatgaggaagacACCTACTACACCAAGGATCTCCCTGTGCATGCCTGCAG TTACTGTGGGATCCACGACCCTGCCTGTGTGGTTTACTGCAACACCAGCAAGAAGTGGTTCTGTAACGGGCGTGGGAACACCTCGGGCAG CCACATTGTGAACCATCTGGTGAGAGCCAAGTGCAAAGAGGTGACTCTCCACAAGGATGGACCTCTGGGGGAGACCGTCCTGGAATGCTACAACTGTGGCTGTCGGAACGTGTTCCTGCTCGGCTTCATCCCAGCCAAGGCAGACTCCGTGGTTGTTCTGCTGTGCAG gcagccctgtgccagccagaGCAGCCTGAAGGACATCAACTGGGACAGTTCCCAGTGGCAGCCCCTGATCCAGGATCGCTGCTTCCTCTCCTGGCTGGTGAAGATCCCGtcggagcaggagcagctccgGGCCCGCCAGATCACGGCCCAGCAGATCAACAAGCTGGAGGAGCTCTGGAAG GAAAATCCATCTGCAACCCTGGAGGACTTGGAAAAGCCTGGTGTGGATGAGGAACCACAGCATGTCCTGCTTAGATACGAAGATGCTTATCAATACCAAAATATATTTGGTCCTCTAGTCAAGCTTGAGGCAGATTATGACAAGAAACTCAAGGAATCTCAG ACCCAAGATAACATCACAGTCAGATGGGACCTGGGCTTGAACAAGAAGAGAATTGCTTATTTCACTTTGCCAAAGACTGACTCAG ACATGAGGCTCATGCAAGGAGATGAGATCTGCCTGAGGTACAAAGGAGACCTGGCCCCGCTGTGGAAAGGAATTGGTCACGTTATCAAAGTTCCTGATA GTTCTACAGATTATGGTGATGAGATTGCCATCGAGCTGAGGAGCAGCGTGGGAGCCCCTGTGGAAGTTACTCACAACTTCCAAGTGGATTTTGTATGGAAATCTACTTCCTTTGACAG GATGCAGAGTGCTCTCAAAACCTTTGCTGTGGATGAGACCTCAGTGTCTGGGTACATCTATCACAAGCTGCTGGGCCACGAGGTGGAAGATGTGATTATTAAATGCCAGTTGCCAAAGCGCTTCACAGCACAAGGACTTCCTGATCTCAACCACTCTCAG GTTTATGCTGTGAAAACTGTCCTGCAGCGTCCTCTGAGCCTTATTCAGGGTccccctggcactgggaaaaCAGTGACATCAGCCACCATCGTGTATCATCTGGCCAGACAGGGCAACGG GCCCGTGCTGGTGTGTGCTCCCAGTAACATCGCCGTGGACCAGCTCACCGAGAAGATCCACCAGACCGGGCTGAAGGTGGTTCGCCTGTGTGCCAAGAGCAGGGAGGCCATCGACTCCCCCGTGTCCTTCCTGGCACTGCACAACCAGATCAGGAACATGGACAG caTGCCAGAGCTTcagaaactgcagcagctcaaAGATGAGACTGGAGAGCTCTCCTCTGCCGACGAGAAGCGTTACCGGGCGCTCAAACGAACCGCGGAGCGGGAGCTGCTCATG AACGCGGATGTGATCTGCTGCACCTGCGTGGGGGCCGGGGATCCCAGGCTGGCCAAGATGCAGTTCCGCTCCATCCTCATCGATGAGAGCACCCAGGCCACCGAGCCCGAGTGCATGGTGCCCGTTGTGCTGGGAGCAAAGCAG CTCATTCTGGTGGGTGACCACTGCCAGCTGGGGCCCGTGGTGATGTGCAAGAAAGCTGCCAAGGCTGGGCTGTCCCAGTCCCTGTTTGAGaggctggtggtgctggggatCCGGCCCATCCGGCTCCAGGTGCAGTACCGGATGCATCCCGCCCTCAGCGCCTTCCCTTCCAACATCTTCTACGAGGGCTCGCTCCAGAACGGGGTCACTGCAG CTGACCGTGTGAAGAAAGGCTTTGACTTCCAGTGGCCACAGCCTGACAAACCAATGTTCTTCTACGTCACCCAAGGACAGGAGGAGATTGCCAGCTCAGGCACCTCTTACTTAAACAG GACGGAAGCTGCCAATGTGGAGAAAATCACCACGAAGCTGCTGAAGGCTGGTGCCAAACCAGACCAGATTGGCATCATCACTCCTTACGAGGGGCAGCGCTCCTACCTGGTGCAGTACATGCAGTTCAGTGGCTCCCTGCACACCAAGCTCTACCAG GAAGTGGAAATTGCAAGTGTGGATGCTttccagggcagggagaaggactTTATTATCCTTTCCTGTGTGAGGGCCAACGAACACCAGGGAATTGGGTTCCTCAATGACCCCAGGAGGCTCAACGTGGCCCTTACCAGGGCGAG gTATGGAGTAATTATTGTGGGGAACCCCAAAGCCCTGTCTAAGCAGCCACTCTGGAATCACCTCCTGAATTACTACAAGGAGCAGAAGGTGCTGGTGGAGGGACCACTGAACAACCTCCGGGAGAGCCTCATGCAGTTCAGCAAACCCCGCAAGCTGGTCAACACCATCAACCCC GGTGCCCGTTTCATGACCACTGCCATGTATGATGCACGTGAGGCCATTATTCCAGGATCTGTCTATGACAGGAGCAGTCAAG GGCGCCCATCCAACATGTACTTCCAAACCCACGACCAGATTGGGATGATCAGTGCTGGCCCCAGCCACGTCACTGCCATGAACATTCCCATCCCCTTCAACCTGGTGATGCCCCCGATGCCACCCCCGGGATACTTCGGCCAGGCCAACGGACCCGCCGCAG GACGTGGGGCTCCCAAAGGAAAGACCGGTCGTGGCGGGCGCCAGAAAAACCGTTTTGGGATTCCCGGGACGAGTCAATCCAACCTTCCCAACAGCCAAGCGAGCCAAGATGTGGTGTCCCAGCCTTTCTCCCAGGGCCCCCTGACTCAGGGCTATATCTCCATGAGTCAGCCTTCACAGATGAGTCAGCCTGGGCTCTCCCAACCAGAATTATCACAG GACAGTTACCTTGGTGATGAGTTTAAATCCCAGATTGACGTGGCGCTGTCACAGGACTCAACTTACCAGGGTGAACGTGCATATCAACATGGTGGAGTGACGGGACTGTCACAGTATTAG
- the UPF1 gene encoding regulator of nonsense transcripts 1 isoform X2 translates to MSVEAYGPSSQTLTFLDTEEAELLGADTQGSEFEFTDFTLPSQTQTPPGPGQAGPQQGQGPPGAGQGPPGPLEAQVNGPDGILQNGAVDENVAKTSQLLAELNFEEDEEDTYYTKDLPVHACSYCGIHDPACVVYCNTSKKWFCNGRGNTSGSHIVNHLVRAKCKEVTLHKDGPLGETVLECYNCGCRNVFLLGFIPAKADSVVVLLCRQPCASQSSLKDINWDSSQWQPLIQDRCFLSWLVKIPSEQEQLRARQITAQQINKLEELWKENPSATLEDLEKPGVDEEPQHVLLRYEDAYQYQNIFGPLVKLEADYDKKLKESQTQDNITVRWDLGLNKKRIAYFTLPKTDSDMRLMQGDEICLRYKGDLAPLWKGIGHVIKVPDNYGDEIAIELRSSVGAPVEVTHNFQVDFVWKSTSFDRMQSALKTFAVDETSVSGYIYHKLLGHEVEDVIIKCQLPKRFTAQGLPDLNHSQVYAVKTVLQRPLSLIQGPPGTGKTVTSATIVYHLARQGNGPVLVCAPSNIAVDQLTEKIHQTGLKVVRLCAKSREAIDSPVSFLALHNQIRNMDSMPELQKLQQLKDETGELSSADEKRYRALKRTAERELLMNADVICCTCVGAGDPRLAKMQFRSILIDESTQATEPECMVPVVLGAKQLILVGDHCQLGPVVMCKKAAKAGLSQSLFERLVVLGIRPIRLQVQYRMHPALSAFPSNIFYEGSLQNGVTAADRVKKGFDFQWPQPDKPMFFYVTQGQEEIASSGTSYLNRTEAANVEKITTKLLKAGAKPDQIGIITPYEGQRSYLVQYMQFSGSLHTKLYQEVEIASVDAFQGREKDFIILSCVRANEHQGIGFLNDPRRLNVALTRARYGVIIVGNPKALSKQPLWNHLLNYYKEQKVLVEGPLNNLRESLMQFSKPRKLVNTINPGARFMTTAMYDAREAIIPGSVYDRSSQGRPSNMYFQTHDQIGMISAGPSHVTAMNIPIPFNLVMPPMPPPGYFGQANGPAAGRGAPKGKTGRGGRQKNRFGIPGTSQSNLPNSQASQDVVSQPFSQGPLTQGYISMSQPSQMSQPGLSQPELSQDSYLGDEFKSQIDVALSQDSTYQGERAYQHGGVTGLSQY, encoded by the exons atgaGCGTGGAGGCGTACGGCCCCAGCTCGCAGACCCTCACCTTCCTGGACACCGAGGAGGCCGAGCTGCTCGGCGCCGACACTCAGGGCTCCGAGTTCGAGTTCACCGACTTCACCCTCCCCAGCCAGACCCAGACGCCGCCGGGGCCCGGCCAGGCGGGGCCGCAGCAAGGCCAAGGCCCCCCCGGCGCGGGGCAGGGCCCGCCGGGGCCGCTGGAAGCGCAG GTGAATGGTCCCGATGGGATCCTGCAGAACGGGGCTGTGGATGAGAACGTGGCCAAGACCAgccagctcctggcagagctcaactttgaggaggatgaggaagacACCTACTACACCAAGGATCTCCCTGTGCATGCCTGCAG TTACTGTGGGATCCACGACCCTGCCTGTGTGGTTTACTGCAACACCAGCAAGAAGTGGTTCTGTAACGGGCGTGGGAACACCTCGGGCAG CCACATTGTGAACCATCTGGTGAGAGCCAAGTGCAAAGAGGTGACTCTCCACAAGGATGGACCTCTGGGGGAGACCGTCCTGGAATGCTACAACTGTGGCTGTCGGAACGTGTTCCTGCTCGGCTTCATCCCAGCCAAGGCAGACTCCGTGGTTGTTCTGCTGTGCAG gcagccctgtgccagccagaGCAGCCTGAAGGACATCAACTGGGACAGTTCCCAGTGGCAGCCCCTGATCCAGGATCGCTGCTTCCTCTCCTGGCTGGTGAAGATCCCGtcggagcaggagcagctccgGGCCCGCCAGATCACGGCCCAGCAGATCAACAAGCTGGAGGAGCTCTGGAAG GAAAATCCATCTGCAACCCTGGAGGACTTGGAAAAGCCTGGTGTGGATGAGGAACCACAGCATGTCCTGCTTAGATACGAAGATGCTTATCAATACCAAAATATATTTGGTCCTCTAGTCAAGCTTGAGGCAGATTATGACAAGAAACTCAAGGAATCTCAG ACCCAAGATAACATCACAGTCAGATGGGACCTGGGCTTGAACAAGAAGAGAATTGCTTATTTCACTTTGCCAAAGACTGACTCAG ACATGAGGCTCATGCAAGGAGATGAGATCTGCCTGAGGTACAAAGGAGACCTGGCCCCGCTGTGGAAAGGAATTGGTCACGTTATCAAAGTTCCTGATA ATTATGGTGATGAGATTGCCATCGAGCTGAGGAGCAGCGTGGGAGCCCCTGTGGAAGTTACTCACAACTTCCAAGTGGATTTTGTATGGAAATCTACTTCCTTTGACAG GATGCAGAGTGCTCTCAAAACCTTTGCTGTGGATGAGACCTCAGTGTCTGGGTACATCTATCACAAGCTGCTGGGCCACGAGGTGGAAGATGTGATTATTAAATGCCAGTTGCCAAAGCGCTTCACAGCACAAGGACTTCCTGATCTCAACCACTCTCAG GTTTATGCTGTGAAAACTGTCCTGCAGCGTCCTCTGAGCCTTATTCAGGGTccccctggcactgggaaaaCAGTGACATCAGCCACCATCGTGTATCATCTGGCCAGACAGGGCAACGG GCCCGTGCTGGTGTGTGCTCCCAGTAACATCGCCGTGGACCAGCTCACCGAGAAGATCCACCAGACCGGGCTGAAGGTGGTTCGCCTGTGTGCCAAGAGCAGGGAGGCCATCGACTCCCCCGTGTCCTTCCTGGCACTGCACAACCAGATCAGGAACATGGACAG caTGCCAGAGCTTcagaaactgcagcagctcaaAGATGAGACTGGAGAGCTCTCCTCTGCCGACGAGAAGCGTTACCGGGCGCTCAAACGAACCGCGGAGCGGGAGCTGCTCATG AACGCGGATGTGATCTGCTGCACCTGCGTGGGGGCCGGGGATCCCAGGCTGGCCAAGATGCAGTTCCGCTCCATCCTCATCGATGAGAGCACCCAGGCCACCGAGCCCGAGTGCATGGTGCCCGTTGTGCTGGGAGCAAAGCAG CTCATTCTGGTGGGTGACCACTGCCAGCTGGGGCCCGTGGTGATGTGCAAGAAAGCTGCCAAGGCTGGGCTGTCCCAGTCCCTGTTTGAGaggctggtggtgctggggatCCGGCCCATCCGGCTCCAGGTGCAGTACCGGATGCATCCCGCCCTCAGCGCCTTCCCTTCCAACATCTTCTACGAGGGCTCGCTCCAGAACGGGGTCACTGCAG CTGACCGTGTGAAGAAAGGCTTTGACTTCCAGTGGCCACAGCCTGACAAACCAATGTTCTTCTACGTCACCCAAGGACAGGAGGAGATTGCCAGCTCAGGCACCTCTTACTTAAACAG GACGGAAGCTGCCAATGTGGAGAAAATCACCACGAAGCTGCTGAAGGCTGGTGCCAAACCAGACCAGATTGGCATCATCACTCCTTACGAGGGGCAGCGCTCCTACCTGGTGCAGTACATGCAGTTCAGTGGCTCCCTGCACACCAAGCTCTACCAG GAAGTGGAAATTGCAAGTGTGGATGCTttccagggcagggagaaggactTTATTATCCTTTCCTGTGTGAGGGCCAACGAACACCAGGGAATTGGGTTCCTCAATGACCCCAGGAGGCTCAACGTGGCCCTTACCAGGGCGAG gTATGGAGTAATTATTGTGGGGAACCCCAAAGCCCTGTCTAAGCAGCCACTCTGGAATCACCTCCTGAATTACTACAAGGAGCAGAAGGTGCTGGTGGAGGGACCACTGAACAACCTCCGGGAGAGCCTCATGCAGTTCAGCAAACCCCGCAAGCTGGTCAACACCATCAACCCC GGTGCCCGTTTCATGACCACTGCCATGTATGATGCACGTGAGGCCATTATTCCAGGATCTGTCTATGACAGGAGCAGTCAAG GGCGCCCATCCAACATGTACTTCCAAACCCACGACCAGATTGGGATGATCAGTGCTGGCCCCAGCCACGTCACTGCCATGAACATTCCCATCCCCTTCAACCTGGTGATGCCCCCGATGCCACCCCCGGGATACTTCGGCCAGGCCAACGGACCCGCCGCAG GACGTGGGGCTCCCAAAGGAAAGACCGGTCGTGGCGGGCGCCAGAAAAACCGTTTTGGGATTCCCGGGACGAGTCAATCCAACCTTCCCAACAGCCAAGCGAGCCAAGATGTGGTGTCCCAGCCTTTCTCCCAGGGCCCCCTGACTCAGGGCTATATCTCCATGAGTCAGCCTTCACAGATGAGTCAGCCTGGGCTCTCCCAACCAGAATTATCACAG GACAGTTACCTTGGTGATGAGTTTAAATCCCAGATTGACGTGGCGCTGTCACAGGACTCAACTTACCAGGGTGAACGTGCATATCAACATGGTGGAGTGACGGGACTGTCACAGTATTAG